A stretch of the uncultured Cohaesibacter sp. genome encodes the following:
- the gmd gene encoding GDP-mannose 4,6-dehydratase has translation MEKKALITGITGQDGSYLAELLLEKGYEVHGIKRRASNFNTQRIDHIYQDPHAENTRMSLHYGDLSDTSNLTRIIREVEPDEVYNLGAQSHVAVSFESPEYTADIDAIGTLRLLEAIRFLGLEEKTRFYQASTSELYGLVQEIPQRETTPFYPRSPYAVAKLYSYWISVNYREAYGMYACNGILFNHESPRRGETFVTRKITRGMANIAQGLERCLFMGNIDALRDWGHAKDYVRMQWMMLQQDKPEDFVIATGVQYSVREFISWSAKELGITLRFEGEGLEEVGIVDTIEGNDAPALKAGDVILRIDPRYFRPAEVETLLGDPTKAKEKLGWVPEITAQEMCKEMVAEDLKSARRVALLKEHGLDLPVSLEN, from the coding sequence ATGGAAAAGAAAGCCCTCATTACAGGTATTACTGGCCAAGATGGTTCTTATCTCGCAGAGTTGCTGCTAGAGAAAGGCTATGAGGTTCACGGAATCAAGCGCAGGGCTTCCAATTTCAATACCCAGCGTATCGACCATATTTATCAGGATCCGCATGCCGAAAATACACGCATGTCCCTGCATTACGGCGATCTGTCTGACACCTCCAACTTGACCCGTATCATTCGCGAAGTAGAGCCGGATGAGGTTTACAATCTCGGCGCCCAGTCCCACGTTGCGGTCAGCTTCGAAAGCCCGGAATATACCGCTGACATTGATGCGATAGGGACCCTGCGCCTTCTGGAAGCTATCCGCTTCCTGGGTCTGGAAGAAAAGACCCGCTTCTATCAGGCTTCCACGTCCGAGCTATATGGCTTGGTGCAGGAAATTCCGCAGCGTGAAACAACTCCATTTTATCCGCGCTCTCCTTACGCAGTTGCAAAGCTGTATAGCTACTGGATTTCGGTTAACTATCGCGAAGCTTATGGCATGTATGCCTGCAACGGCATCCTGTTCAACCACGAAAGCCCGCGCCGTGGTGAAACATTCGTAACCCGTAAAATTACGCGTGGTATGGCCAACATTGCTCAGGGTCTCGAGCGTTGCCTGTTTATGGGAAATATCGACGCTTTGCGCGACTGGGGGCATGCCAAGGACTATGTCCGTATGCAGTGGATGATGCTGCAGCAAGACAAACCGGAAGATTTCGTGATCGCAACCGGCGTTCAATATTCCGTGCGTGAATTTATCTCCTGGTCTGCAAAAGAACTTGGCATCACACTGCGCTTTGAAGGCGAAGGCCTGGAAGAGGTCGGCATCGTTGACACCATTGAAGGCAATGATGCTCCGGCACTGAAAGCTGGCGACGTGATCCTTCGTATCGATCCGCGCTATTTCCGCCCAGCGGAAGTGGAAACCCTTTTGGGTGATCCGACAAAAGCAAAGGAGAAGCTCGGCTGGGTGCCAGAAATCACCGCGCAGGAAATGTGCAAGGAAATGGTCGCCGAAGATCTGAAGTCTGCAAGACGCGTTGCTTTGCTCAAAGAGCACGGCCTTGATTTGCCGGTAAGCCTTGAGAACTGA
- a CDS encoding GDP-L-fucose synthase → MKYYVAGHRGMVGGAILRQLQERDQDVVTRTHAELDLTDQLAVKQFFADEKPDAVILAAAKVGGILANNTYPAQFIYENLMMEANVIHQAYEAGVLNLLFLGSSCIYPRAVAQPMKEDALLTGILEPTNEPYAIAKIAGIKLCESYNRQYGTDYRSVMPTNLYGQGDNFHPENSHVLPAMMRRFHEATQQGLNEVIIWGTGKPMREFLHVDDMAAASLLVMDLDKGIYEANTEPMLSHINVGSGIDVTIADLARMMAEVTGFKGKIGFDPNKPDGTMRKLMDISRLEAMGWKASISLEQGLKDTYQWYLDNVDALREA, encoded by the coding sequence ATGAAGTATTATGTAGCCGGGCATCGTGGCATGGTGGGTGGAGCCATATTGCGTCAGCTCCAAGAGCGCGACCAGGATGTGGTCACCCGTACTCATGCCGAGTTGGATCTCACGGACCAGTTGGCTGTCAAACAATTCTTTGCAGATGAAAAACCGGACGCAGTGATCCTCGCCGCCGCAAAGGTAGGAGGCATCCTTGCTAATAATACCTATCCGGCTCAATTCATTTATGAAAATTTGATGATGGAAGCCAATGTCATCCATCAGGCTTATGAGGCCGGCGTTCTTAATCTTCTCTTCCTCGGCTCTTCTTGCATTTATCCACGCGCCGTTGCGCAACCGATGAAAGAAGATGCATTGCTTACCGGCATTCTTGAACCAACCAATGAGCCTTATGCCATTGCCAAGATTGCCGGCATCAAGCTATGCGAAAGCTACAACCGCCAATATGGCACAGACTATCGCTCGGTCATGCCGACCAACCTCTATGGTCAGGGTGACAATTTTCACCCTGAAAATAGTCACGTTTTGCCTGCCATGATGCGTCGGTTCCATGAGGCAACCCAGCAGGGTCTGAACGAAGTGATCATTTGGGGCACGGGTAAACCGATGCGCGAATTCCTCCATGTCGACGATATGGCGGCGGCCTCCTTGTTAGTGATGGATCTCGACAAAGGCATCTATGAAGCCAACACTGAACCTATGCTCAGCCACATCAATGTTGGCTCTGGCATCGATGTGACAATCGCTGATCTCGCCAGAATGATGGCTGAGGTAACAGGCTTTAAAGGGAAGATTGGTTTTGATCCCAACAAGCCAGATGGCACCATGCGCAAGTTGATGGATATCAGCCGGTTGGAAGCAATGGGCTGGAAAGCAAGCATCAGTCTGGAGCAGGGCCTCAAGGATACATATCAATGGTATCTGGACAATGTCGATGCACTGCGAGAAGCCTAA
- a CDS encoding mannose-1-phosphate guanylyltransferase/mannose-6-phosphate isomerase, translating into MNNPTTITPILLCGGSGTRLWPLSRKSYPKQFLPLLGEKTMFQESALRLAGEAYGQPIILTNSDFRFIVAEQLLEIGVDPSAILIEPESRNTAPAILAAALWLEKGNPDAMMLVAPSDHVVPDAVAFRQAVEVGVEAAKAGKLVTFGITPTYPETGYGYLELNEAVGTDNQAFALKSFVEKPDQPKAEAMIASGNYLWNAGIFLFSVTTIISAFEKSCPQLLDPVRRAVDEGQPDLGFLRLDPQAFGDAEDISIDYAVMEKADNLSVVPFSAGWSDLGGWDAVWRESEKDEANVALSGPATSIDCSNSLLRAEDKGQEIVGIGLENVIAIAMSDAVLVADMSRAQDIRKAVATLKAKNVRQAQTFPVDHRPWGWFETLVLDDRFQVKRIVVKPGGSLSLQSHFHRSEHWIVVAGTAKVTIGEDVKLVTENQSVYIPLGEIHRMENPGKVPMVLIEVQTGTYLSEDDIVRYEDIYSRS; encoded by the coding sequence GTGAACAATCCTACAACGATTACTCCAATTCTTCTTTGTGGCGGATCTGGTACACGCCTCTGGCCTTTGTCTCGTAAAAGCTATCCGAAACAGTTTTTGCCATTGCTTGGCGAGAAGACCATGTTTCAGGAATCTGCGTTGCGCTTGGCAGGCGAGGCCTATGGTCAGCCAATCATTTTGACCAATTCCGATTTTCGTTTCATCGTCGCTGAACAATTGCTTGAAATTGGTGTTGATCCATCTGCCATTCTCATCGAGCCGGAGAGCCGCAATACGGCACCTGCCATTTTGGCCGCGGCTTTGTGGCTGGAGAAGGGCAATCCGGATGCCATGATGCTGGTCGCACCGTCCGACCATGTGGTGCCTGACGCTGTCGCTTTCCGTCAAGCTGTCGAGGTGGGTGTAGAGGCCGCAAAGGCCGGCAAGCTGGTGACATTCGGCATCACGCCAACCTATCCCGAAACCGGCTATGGTTATCTTGAGCTCAACGAAGCGGTTGGTACAGATAATCAGGCGTTCGCGCTGAAAAGCTTCGTCGAAAAACCGGATCAACCAAAAGCGGAAGCAATGATCGCTTCGGGGAACTATCTCTGGAATGCGGGCATCTTTCTCTTTTCCGTCACAACCATTATCTCGGCATTTGAAAAATCCTGTCCTCAGTTGCTCGATCCAGTACGCCGCGCGGTGGATGAAGGCCAGCCGGATCTGGGCTTCTTGCGCCTTGATCCGCAAGCATTTGGTGACGCGGAAGACATCTCCATCGACTATGCCGTTATGGAAAAAGCGGACAACCTTTCCGTGGTTCCATTCTCTGCCGGATGGTCTGATCTGGGCGGTTGGGATGCCGTCTGGCGTGAAAGTGAAAAAGACGAGGCCAATGTGGCTCTGTCCGGTCCAGCAACCTCAATCGATTGCAGCAATTCCCTTTTGAGAGCGGAAGACAAGGGACAGGAAATTGTCGGTATTGGGCTTGAAAATGTCATTGCGATTGCCATGTCCGATGCGGTGCTTGTCGCTGACATGAGCCGTGCGCAAGACATCCGCAAGGCCGTTGCCACTTTGAAAGCAAAGAATGTGCGTCAGGCACAGACCTTCCCGGTGGATCACCGCCCTTGGGGCTGGTTCGAAACGCTGGTGCTCGATGATCGGTTCCAGGTGAAGCGGATCGTTGTGAAGCCGGGTGGTTCCTTGAGCTTGCAAAGCCATTTCCACCGCTCCGAGCACTGGATCGTTGTCGCAGGCACTGCCAAGGTCACCATTGGGGAAGATGTAAAGCTGGTCACCGAGAACCAGTCCGTTTACATCCCGCTTGGTGAAATCCACCGCATGGAAAATCCGGGCAAGGTTCCAATGGTTCTGATCGAGGTCCAAACGGGGACTTATCTGAGTGAAGACGACATTGTCCGCTATGAGGACATCTATTCGCGCAGCTGA
- the cysD gene encoding sulfate adenylyltransferase subunit CysD, giving the protein MKLDRRSHLKRLEHESIHIMREVAAEFKKPVMLYSIGKDSAVMLHLARKAFYPSRLPFPLLHVDTTWKFREMIAFRDQMVRDYDLDLLVHTNEEGRANNINPFDHGSSLYTQVMKTDALKAALTEHQFDAAFGGARRDEEKSRAKERIFSFRTENHGWDPKNQRPELWNIFNTRIKPGESIRVFPLSNWTEQDIWQYIMLENIPIVPLYFAKKRPVVKRDGTWIMVDDDRLPLLPDEVPEMRMVRFRTLGCYPLTGAVESGADTLEAIFEEMLIARTSEREGRMIDHDDTASMEKKKREGYF; this is encoded by the coding sequence ATGAAACTAGATCGCAGAAGCCATCTTAAGCGATTGGAGCATGAAAGCATCCATATCATGCGCGAGGTGGCTGCTGAATTCAAAAAGCCGGTGATGCTCTATTCCATCGGCAAGGATAGTGCCGTGATGCTGCATCTGGCGCGCAAGGCCTTTTACCCGTCGCGCCTGCCTTTTCCGCTGCTTCATGTGGACACGACATGGAAATTCCGTGAAATGATCGCCTTCCGCGATCAGATGGTCCGTGACTATGACCTCGACCTTCTCGTCCATACCAACGAGGAAGGGCGCGCCAACAATATCAATCCGTTCGATCATGGCTCCTCGCTCTACACGCAAGTGATGAAAACAGACGCCTTGAAGGCGGCTTTGACCGAGCATCAATTTGATGCTGCCTTCGGTGGGGCTCGCCGTGACGAGGAGAAATCCCGCGCCAAGGAACGCATCTTTTCCTTCCGGACTGAAAATCACGGCTGGGATCCAAAGAACCAGCGCCCTGAACTCTGGAACATCTTCAACACACGCATCAAGCCGGGCGAGAGTATTCGCGTCTTCCCGCTTTCCAACTGGACCGAGCAGGATATCTGGCAATATATCATGCTGGAGAACATCCCCATCGTACCGCTCTATTTCGCCAAGAAGCGCCCGGTGGTCAAGCGGGACGGAACTTGGATCATGGTGGATGATGACCGGTTGCCGCTCCTGCCCGATGAAGTGCCGGAAATGAGGATGGTACGGTTCCGCACCCTTGGCTGCTACCCTTTGACCGGTGCGGTGGAAAGCGGTGCCGATACGCTTGAAGCGATTTTCGAAGAAATGCTGATCGCCCGCACCTCCGAGCGCGAAGGGCGCATGATCGACCATGACGACACAGCCTCGATGGAGAAGAAGAAGCGGGAAGGGTATTTCTGA
- the cysN gene encoding sulfate adenylyltransferase subunit CysN, whose protein sequence is MTPKTVETATPVQIDQSAQKDNRDILRFLTCGSVDDGKSTLIGRLLYDSKTIFEDQMRSLEAVSKKHGTTGDDVDLALLLDGLQAEQEQGITIDVAYRFFATDKRKFIVADTPGHEQYTRNMATGASNCDLAVILIDARKGILTQTRRHSFINSLIGVRHVVLAVNKMDLMDFSQEVFDTIVDDYNAFAQSFEFETIAAVPISARYGDNMVAKSERTPWYEGPTLLGYLEEIDTESADRSLPFRFPVQWVNRPNLNFRGFSGTIASGSVKVGDEVVVAKSGKTSRIKSIITMDGDLTEAEAGEAITITLEDEIDISRGDLLSLTQDRPQVTDQIAAHVIWMDNSHMMVGRPYIIKMGSQQVQATITGLKHKININNISQRDAGKTLELNEIGFCNLSFAEPLAMDAYEENRQTGSFILIDRFSNQTVAAGLVEFGLRRAENIHWQAVDIDKKARAQQKAQTPKVLWFTGLSGSGKSTIANLVEKKLYKAGHHTYLLDGDNVRHGLNRDLGFTDVDRVENIRRVGEVSRLMVDAGLIVLTAFISPYASERRMVREMLGEGEFFEVYVDTPLDVCEARDIKGLYAKAREGKIKNFTGIDAPYEAPVQPEIHVNTAQMSAEEAAELILAALQKG, encoded by the coding sequence ATGACGCCAAAGACGGTTGAAACCGCGACCCCCGTGCAAATCGACCAGAGCGCCCAGAAGGACAATCGCGATATCCTGCGCTTTTTGACCTGCGGCAGCGTGGATGATGGCAAGTCGACCCTGATTGGCCGTCTGCTTTATGATTCAAAGACCATCTTCGAGGACCAGATGCGATCGCTGGAAGCAGTGAGCAAGAAGCATGGCACCACCGGGGATGATGTGGATCTGGCTTTGCTGCTCGACGGATTGCAGGCCGAACAGGAACAGGGCATCACCATTGACGTTGCCTACCGTTTCTTTGCAACCGACAAGCGCAAATTCATTGTCGCCGACACGCCGGGCCATGAGCAATATACCCGCAACATGGCAACCGGGGCCTCCAACTGTGATCTGGCGGTCATCCTGATCGACGCCCGAAAAGGCATTCTGACCCAGACCCGGCGCCACAGCTTCATCAATTCGCTGATCGGTGTGCGGCATGTGGTGCTGGCGGTCAACAAGATGGACCTGATGGATTTTAGCCAGGAGGTCTTCGACACAATCGTTGACGACTACAACGCCTTTGCTCAGAGCTTCGAGTTCGAAACCATCGCCGCAGTGCCGATTTCTGCCCGCTATGGTGATAATATGGTAGCCAAAAGCGAGCGCACGCCATGGTATGAAGGCCCAACCCTGTTGGGTTATCTCGAAGAGATCGATACCGAAAGCGCCGACCGCTCTTTGCCATTCCGCTTTCCTGTTCAGTGGGTCAACCGCCCGAACCTCAATTTCCGTGGTTTTTCCGGCACGATTGCCTCTGGCTCTGTCAAGGTGGGCGACGAGGTCGTGGTGGCCAAGTCTGGCAAGACCTCGCGTATCAAATCCATCATAACTATGGATGGTGATCTAACGGAAGCTGAAGCTGGCGAAGCGATAACCATCACGCTCGAGGATGAAATCGACATCTCCCGTGGTGATCTTTTGTCATTAACCCAGGATCGTCCGCAGGTGACCGACCAGATTGCGGCTCACGTCATCTGGATGGACAATAGTCACATGATGGTGGGGCGTCCCTATATCATCAAGATGGGTAGCCAGCAGGTGCAGGCAACGATTACCGGCCTCAAGCACAAGATCAACATCAACAACATCAGCCAGAGGGATGCGGGCAAGACGCTGGAACTCAACGAGATCGGCTTCTGCAACCTGTCCTTTGCCGAGCCGCTGGCTATGGACGCCTATGAAGAGAACCGCCAGACCGGCTCCTTCATCCTGATCGACCGTTTCTCCAACCAGACTGTCGCCGCAGGGCTGGTTGAATTCGGGCTGCGCCGCGCGGAGAATATCCATTGGCAGGCCGTTGACATCGACAAGAAGGCTCGGGCCCAGCAAAAAGCCCAGACTCCAAAGGTGCTTTGGTTCACCGGGCTATCAGGCTCTGGCAAATCAACGATTGCCAACCTTGTCGAGAAGAAGCTGTATAAGGCGGGTCACCACACCTATCTGCTTGACGGTGACAATGTCCGCCATGGCCTTAACCGGGATCTGGGTTTCACCGATGTTGACCGCGTGGAGAATATTCGCCGCGTTGGTGAAGTTTCCAGGCTGATGGTGGATGCCGGCCTCATTGTGCTGACCGCCTTTATCTCTCCTTACGCGTCAGAACGCCGGATGGTGCGCGAGATGCTCGGTGAGGGAGAATTTTTCGAGGTCTATGTGGATACACCACTGGATGTCTGTGAAGCCCGCGACATCAAGGGCCTCTATGCCAAGGCACGCGAGGGCAAGATCAAGAATTTCACCGGTATCGACGCGCCGTATGAAGCCCCTGTTCAGCCTGAGATCCACGTCAACACTGCGCAAATGTCCGCAGAAGAAGCGGCTGAACTGATCTTGGCGGCACTGCAGAAGGGATAA
- a CDS encoding sugar kinase gives MPDILCFGEPLLEFNQQPDGNYLPGHGGDTSNCAIAAARQGASVGYFTHIGADAFGDSFMALWARERVDTTAVKQVMDAHTGIYFVTHGTDGHQFRYYRAGSASSKVTPADLPVKALASCKILHVSGISQAISDTSADAVFAAIDIVREAGGKVSFDTNLRLKLWPIERARAIIHAGMSKCDIALPGLDDARQLTGLDDPDAIVDFYLELGASIVALTLGAEGTLVATADERRRIKGRRVEAVDATAAGDTFDGAFLRRIAAGDDPFEAARYANAAAALSTQGYGAVAPMPTKDAVNAFLAQE, from the coding sequence ATGCCGGATATCCTTTGTTTTGGAGAGCCTCTGCTTGAATTCAACCAGCAACCAGACGGTAATTATTTGCCCGGACATGGTGGAGATACCTCCAATTGTGCAATTGCTGCTGCGCGGCAAGGCGCCTCAGTTGGCTATTTCACCCATATCGGGGCGGATGCCTTTGGTGACAGCTTCATGGCGCTATGGGCGCGGGAAAGGGTCGACACCACGGCTGTGAAGCAGGTGATGGACGCCCATACGGGCATCTACTTTGTCACCCACGGCACGGATGGCCATCAATTCCGCTATTATCGTGCCGGTTCTGCCAGCAGCAAGGTGACGCCCGCGGATCTGCCTGTCAAAGCCTTGGCTTCCTGCAAGATCCTCCATGTGTCCGGCATTTCTCAGGCGATCTCGGACACATCAGCCGATGCGGTTTTTGCGGCCATCGACATTGTCAGGGAGGCAGGGGGCAAAGTGTCCTTCGATACCAACCTGCGGCTCAAGCTCTGGCCTATCGAGCGTGCGCGCGCCATCATTCATGCGGGCATGAGCAAGTGCGACATCGCTTTGCCGGGGCTTGATGATGCCCGGCAATTGACCGGATTGGACGATCCCGACGCCATTGTCGATTTCTATCTCGAACTGGGGGCCAGCATTGTCGCGCTGACCTTGGGGGCTGAAGGCACTTTGGTTGCCACGGCGGATGAAAGACGCCGCATCAAGGGGCGCCGGGTGGAAGCCGTTGATGCGACTGCTGCGGGCGATACCTTTGATGGGGCCTTCCTTAGACGGATTGCGGCCGGTGATGATCCGTTCGAAGCCGCGCGTTACGCCAATGCTGCAGCGGCCCTGTCGACGCAAGGCTATGGCGCCGTTGCCCCTATGCCCACGAAGGATGCTGTGAACGCATTTTTAGCGCAAGAATAG
- a CDS encoding RraA family protein yields the protein MTLEELVAGFREVATASVADAVDKVAGKPGFLDNAIKPRINEKKICGPAVTILEGPTQEFVPPQHALDAIDEADAGSVIVISVSGDAEVALWGGLMTAGAVANKHEAAVLDGGVRDLVEIKRDYDFPVYSRTISPGTTLGRIKTLAANVEVPIGDVIINPGDIIVGDVDGVVAVPRAHAEEILAMAQEIDTREAEQAKLIIESGSLREGLAKYGRI from the coding sequence ATGACATTGGAAGAACTTGTAGCGGGTTTCCGCGAGGTTGCAACGGCGTCGGTGGCCGATGCCGTCGATAAGGTAGCTGGCAAACCCGGCTTTCTCGATAACGCAATCAAGCCACGGATCAACGAGAAGAAAATCTGTGGTCCTGCCGTGACCATACTTGAAGGACCAACCCAGGAATTTGTCCCGCCACAGCATGCATTGGACGCAATCGATGAAGCCGATGCCGGTTCGGTTATCGTGATCTCTGTCTCCGGGGATGCTGAAGTCGCGCTTTGGGGCGGCCTGATGACTGCGGGGGCTGTCGCCAACAAGCATGAAGCGGCGGTCCTTGATGGTGGCGTACGCGATCTGGTGGAAATCAAACGCGATTACGACTTCCCTGTCTATTCCCGCACGATCAGCCCCGGCACCACGCTCGGGCGCATCAAGACCCTCGCTGCCAATGTCGAAGTGCCGATTGGAGATGTGATCATCAATCCGGGCGACATTATTGTCGGTGACGTGGATGGTGTCGTTGCGGTGCCACGGGCCCATGCCGAAGAGATTCTTGCCATGGCACAGGAAATCGACACCCGGGAAGCCGAGCAGGCCAAGTTGATCATCGAATCCGGCTCTTTGCGTGAAGGTTTGGCCAAATACGGCCGCATCTGA
- a CDS encoding C-terminal binding protein yields the protein MNKNAVAVLEPGYANYKTEEAVLEHHGTSVFAVKEQDDAVSFLKAIDPVAVMVRERTVSVSEMESCPNLKIIVRYGVGVDNIDLNYARGRGIYVANVPNYGAEIEVSEHALALYLAVQRRIVQRDRDVREGQWGIGEAEPIPGRFNGVLGLIGCGRIGLEAAHKFKALGFKFIMAFDPFLNSATAEEEGIELVDIDTLCSNADVITLHAPLNDKTRHILNRDRIDLLKPTTIVVNVSRGGLVDEQALADALNDGRIFGAGIDVFEQEPIARTNPLLHCPNTVISDHTAWYSERSVGVLQHNAAMEIDRVLQGGTPQNWVNKW from the coding sequence ATGAACAAGAATGCTGTAGCAGTCCTTGAACCGGGCTACGCAAACTACAAGACGGAAGAGGCAGTGCTTGAGCATCACGGTACATCGGTTTTTGCCGTGAAAGAGCAGGATGATGCGGTCTCGTTCCTCAAGGCCATTGACCCGGTCGCGGTGATGGTGCGCGAACGCACCGTCTCCGTCTCCGAAATGGAGAGCTGCCCCAACCTCAAGATCATCGTTCGATACGGGGTCGGGGTAGACAATATCGATCTGAACTATGCTCGGGGGCGCGGCATCTATGTTGCCAATGTGCCCAATTACGGGGCCGAGATCGAAGTGAGTGAACATGCCCTCGCCCTTTATCTGGCGGTCCAGCGTCGCATCGTCCAGCGAGATCGAGACGTGCGCGAGGGCCAATGGGGCATCGGTGAAGCAGAACCAATTCCAGGGCGTTTCAATGGGGTTCTGGGTTTGATCGGTTGCGGTCGGATCGGTCTGGAGGCGGCGCACAAATTCAAGGCTCTGGGTTTCAAGTTTATCATGGCATTTGACCCATTCCTTAACAGTGCAACCGCGGAGGAAGAAGGCATTGAACTGGTCGATATCGACACGCTGTGCTCCAACGCAGATGTCATCACCCTGCATGCACCCCTCAATGACAAAACGCGCCACATTCTGAACCGTGATCGCATCGATTTGCTCAAACCAACGACAATCGTGGTCAATGTGTCTCGTGGTGGTCTGGTGGATGAACAGGCGCTCGCCGACGCCCTCAATGACGGTCGGATCTTCGGGGCGGGCATTGATGTTTTTGAACAGGAACCGATTGCAAGGACCAATCCGTTGCTGCACTGCCCCAACACGGTCATCTCAGATCATACGGCTTGGTATTCGGAACGCTCTGTCGGGGTGCTGCAACACAATGCTGCCATGGAAATTGACCGTGTTCTGCAAGGTGGTACGCCACAAAACTGGGTGAACAAATGGTAG
- a CDS encoding TRAP transporter large permease subunit, whose amino-acid sequence MASTLIILFFATLLIGVPVAFTMGIAGLTAIFVDGSINPLVAAQRLFSGIDSFPLMAVPFFILASELMTACGLTGALLRFANALVGHVRGGMGHVNILVSMLFAGISGSALADAAGPSAIVMRMMREAGYEKNYAGALSAATATIGPIIPPSILAVIFAISTNGVTVAGLFLAGIVPGMLLGLALAHANHYVSMKHGYRGRDQRASRSELLSSITKAMPALVMPTIILGGILLGVFTPTEAGAVASAYALLLGLIIRAFTLEGLYKAFARAAVITSSVFMIVAMASIFAWLLTYLQIPQELAKFIATITQNKIGILIILALSAQAASAKDLKYAHFQSADLSSPKHAAALAFESCVEGKTSGSIDVQVFPASQLGGGSDIMEGLQLGTVQMAAIHDGPISAVYKPFSVLAMPYLFDDQAMAWDIMNGEFGQALFEDMRKKTGIRGLGVADNGVRNFTNNVRPVAEPADMKGLKLRVMTAPVWVTLVESLGASATPVPWPELPGALQQGVVDGQENGVTNIVNASLYQHQKYVSLDGHVFSWHAYLMSDDFYNGLNDGEKKAVNQCFQISKTIHRGLTAAQDANATAILSAKGMEVVPVNPEQKEKFRQAAQPKVREFIVSEIGEEWPNRLDAAVKAYRNK is encoded by the coding sequence ATGGCAAGCACTCTCATCATTCTGTTTTTCGCAACTTTGCTCATCGGTGTCCCCGTCGCCTTTACCATGGGGATCGCAGGTCTGACGGCCATCTTTGTTGACGGATCAATCAACCCGTTGGTTGCCGCGCAGCGTTTATTCTCTGGCATCGACAGCTTCCCGCTGATGGCAGTGCCATTTTTCATTCTGGCCTCCGAACTCATGACCGCCTGTGGCCTGACAGGAGCTTTGCTCCGTTTTGCCAACGCTCTTGTGGGCCATGTGCGCGGCGGCATGGGGCATGTGAATATTCTGGTTTCCATGCTGTTTGCCGGCATCAGTGGGTCAGCTCTGGCGGATGCTGCAGGACCTTCAGCCATTGTCATGCGGATGATGCGCGAAGCGGGCTACGAGAAAAACTATGCTGGTGCCTTGTCTGCCGCCACGGCGACCATCGGGCCAATTATCCCGCCGTCCATCTTGGCAGTGATCTTCGCCATCTCAACCAATGGAGTAACGGTTGCAGGCTTGTTTCTCGCAGGTATCGTGCCGGGTATGCTGCTGGGCTTGGCGCTGGCCCATGCCAATCACTATGTCTCGATGAAGCATGGCTATCGGGGGCGTGATCAACGGGCCAGCCGCAGCGAATTGCTCAGCAGCATTACAAAGGCTATGCCAGCATTGGTGATGCCTACGATCATCCTTGGTGGCATATTGCTCGGTGTCTTCACCCCAACCGAAGCGGGAGCCGTTGCCTCTGCCTACGCCCTGTTGCTTGGCCTGATCATACGCGCCTTCACCCTTGAGGGATTGTACAAGGCATTTGCCCGTGCCGCTGTCATCACCTCTTCGGTCTTCATGATCGTGGCAATGGCGTCGATCTTCGCTTGGCTCCTGACCTATCTGCAGATCCCGCAGGAACTGGCCAAATTCATCGCCACAATCACCCAAAACAAAATCGGCATTCTGATCATTCTGGCACTGTCCGCACAGGCCGCATCTGCGAAAGATCTGAAATATGCGCATTTTCAATCTGCTGATCTGAGCTCTCCAAAACACGCAGCCGCTCTCGCATTCGAAAGCTGCGTGGAAGGCAAGACGTCCGGGTCCATCGATGTTCAGGTTTTCCCGGCCAGTCAGCTTGGCGGCGGCTCTGACATCATGGAAGGCTTGCAGCTGGGCACCGTTCAGATGGCGGCAATCCATGATGGCCCGATCTCTGCGGTCTATAAGCCATTCTCCGTTCTCGCCATGCCCTACCTGTTCGATGATCAGGCCATGGCTTGGGATATCATGAATGGCGAGTTTGGTCAGGCGCTGTTTGAGGACATGCGCAAGAAAACCGGTATCCGCGGTCTGGGTGTCGCAGACAATGGTGTGCGCAATTTCACCAACAATGTGCGTCCTGTGGCAGAACCTGCTGACATGAAAGGTCTGAAATTGCGTGTGATGACCGCTCCGGTCTGGGTGACGCTGGTTGAAAGCCTAGGTGCTTCCGCAACCCCTGTGCCATGGCCGGAACTGCCGGGTGCTTTGCAGCAAGGTGTGGTTGACGGTCAGGAAAATGGCGTCACCAACATCGTCAACGCATCTCTTTATCAGCACCAGAAATATGTTTCCCTCGATGGTCATGTCTTCTCTTGGCACGCCTATCTCATGTCGGATGATTTCTACAATGGTCTGAATGATGGTGAGAAAAAAGCCGTCAACCAATGTTTCCAGATCTCCAAGACCATCCATCGAGGCTTGACTGCGGCCCAGGATGCCAACGCCACCGCGATCCTCAGTGCAAAGGGCATGGAAGTGGTGCCTGTGAATCCGGAGCAGAAAGAAAAGTTCCGTCAAGCCGCTCAGCCAAAGGTGCGCGAATTCATCGTCAGCGAAATCGGTGAAGAGTGGCCAAATCGTCTGGATGCTGCTGTCAAAGCATACCGCAACAAGTAA